A stretch of the Bradyrhizobium arachidis genome encodes the following:
- a CDS encoding class II aldolase/adducin family protein: MSPAEARLKEVPSNMTEAEWQQRVNLAACYRLVALYGWDDLVDTHISARVPGPDHHFLINPYGLMFDEITASSLVKVDLHGNQLSESEYSINPAGFTIHSAIHEVREDAICVLHLHTLDGTAVSSSAEGLLPLNQTAQLVTHDLAYHDYEGIALDHDERPRLQKDLGDHNHMLLRNHGTLTVGRSVASAFERMYHLERACSMQVRTRALGTPVYPVEDIAIEKNTELLANRDRAELRSTTLVWPPLLRKLDRESPGYRT, encoded by the coding sequence ATGTCGCCAGCGGAAGCGCGCCTGAAGGAAGTGCCGTCAAACATGACGGAGGCCGAGTGGCAACAGCGGGTCAACCTCGCCGCCTGCTACCGCCTCGTTGCGCTCTACGGCTGGGACGATCTGGTCGACACCCACATCTCCGCCCGCGTGCCCGGACCGGACCATCACTTTCTGATCAATCCCTACGGCCTGATGTTCGACGAGATCACCGCCTCCAGCCTCGTCAAGGTCGACCTGCACGGCAACCAGCTCAGCGAGAGCGAGTACAGCATCAACCCGGCCGGCTTCACCATCCATTCCGCGATCCACGAGGTGCGCGAGGATGCGATCTGCGTGCTTCACTTGCATACGCTCGACGGCACCGCGGTCTCGAGCAGCGCCGAAGGCCTGCTGCCGCTGAACCAGACCGCGCAGCTCGTCACCCACGACCTTGCCTATCACGACTATGAGGGCATCGCGCTCGATCACGACGAGCGTCCGCGGCTGCAGAAGGATCTCGGCGACCACAACCACATGCTGCTCCGCAACCACGGCACGCTGACGGTCGGCCGCTCCGTCGCCTCGGCCTTCGAGCGCATGTACCATCTGGAACGGGCCTGCTCGATGCAGGTGCGCACCCGCGCGCTGGGCACGCCGGTCTATCCGGTCGAGGACATCGCGATCGAGAAGAACACCGAGCTGCTCGCCAACCGCGACCGCGCCGAGCTGCGTTCCACCACCCTCGTGTGGCCACCGCTGCTGCGCAAGCTCGACCGCGAGAGCCCGGGCTACCGGACTTGA
- a CDS encoding M20/M25/M40 family metallo-hydrolase produces MSNAQLQSVLDHIDKDFDNSLERLFALLRIKSISADPAFAADCKAAAEHLARDIASLGVATEVRPTAGHPAVVGKTGAKGNGRPHVLFYGHYDVQPVDPLNLWHRPPFEPVVTDHADGRKIIVARGAEDDKGQVMTFVEACRAWKSVTGALPIDITFLIEGEEEVGSKNFVPFIEANKDEFKADYVLVCDTGMWDRNTPAITTSLRGLLYEEVKITAANRDLHSGVFGGAAMNPIRVLTKILGGLFDDDNRITIPGFYDGVKDLPPDILEQWKKLNLTPDFFLKPIGLSIPAGEKGRLLIEQASSRPTCDVNGIWGGYIGEGSKTVIPSIASAKVSFRLVEGQDPLKIRKAFRDYVSARIPADCSVEFGDHSAAPAIALDWNMKPLAAAKKALTEEWGKETVLMGSGASIPIVADFKRTLGLDSLLVGFGLDDDNIHSPNEKYDLKSFQKGIRSWARILAALAEVK; encoded by the coding sequence ATGTCCAACGCGCAGCTTCAGTCCGTGCTCGACCATATCGATAAGGATTTCGACAACAGCCTGGAGCGCCTGTTCGCGTTGTTGCGGATCAAGTCGATCTCGGCAGACCCGGCCTTCGCGGCGGATTGCAAGGCGGCGGCCGAGCATCTCGCCCGCGATATCGCAAGCCTCGGCGTCGCCACGGAGGTGAGGCCAACCGCCGGTCATCCCGCCGTCGTCGGCAAGACCGGCGCCAAGGGCAACGGAAGGCCGCATGTGCTGTTCTACGGCCATTATGACGTCCAGCCGGTCGACCCGCTCAATCTCTGGCATCGTCCGCCGTTCGAGCCCGTCGTCACCGATCATGCCGACGGCCGCAAGATCATCGTCGCGCGCGGCGCAGAGGACGACAAGGGCCAGGTCATGACCTTCGTCGAGGCCTGCCGCGCCTGGAAGAGCGTGACGGGGGCGCTGCCGATCGACATCACCTTCCTGATCGAAGGCGAGGAGGAGGTCGGCTCCAAAAATTTCGTGCCGTTCATCGAGGCCAACAAGGACGAGTTCAAGGCCGACTACGTGCTGGTCTGCGACACCGGCATGTGGGACCGTAACACGCCGGCGATCACGACGTCGCTGCGCGGCCTGCTCTATGAAGAGGTGAAGATCACCGCTGCCAACCGCGACCTGCATTCCGGCGTGTTCGGCGGCGCCGCGATGAACCCGATCCGGGTGCTGACCAAGATTCTCGGCGGCCTGTTCGACGATGACAACCGCATCACCATTCCCGGCTTCTATGACGGCGTGAAGGACCTGCCGCCGGACATTCTGGAGCAGTGGAAGAAGCTCAATCTGACGCCGGACTTTTTCCTCAAGCCGATCGGGCTGTCGATCCCGGCGGGCGAGAAGGGGCGGCTCCTGATCGAGCAGGCCTCCTCGCGTCCGACCTGCGACGTCAACGGCATCTGGGGCGGCTATATCGGCGAAGGCTCCAAGACGGTGATCCCGTCGATCGCTTCAGCCAAGGTCTCGTTCCGCCTCGTCGAGGGGCAGGATCCCCTGAAGATCCGCAAGGCTTTCCGCGACTATGTCTCGGCGCGGATCCCGGCCGACTGCTCGGTCGAGTTCGGCGATCATTCGGCGGCGCCCGCGATCGCGCTCGACTGGAACATGAAGCCGCTCGCGGCCGCCAAGAAGGCGCTGACCGAGGAGTGGGGCAAGGAGACCGTGCTGATGGGGTCAGGCGCCTCGATCCCGATCGTCGCCGACTTCAAGCGCACGCTGGGGCTGGACTCGCTGCTGGTCGGCTTCGGGCTCGACGACGACAACATCCACTCACCGAACGAGAAGTACGACCTCAAGAGTTTCCAGAAGGGCATTCGCTCTTGGGCGCGCATCCTTGCCGCGCTCGCGGAGGTGAAGTGA
- a CDS encoding glycosyltransferase family 87 protein has translation MQDPVLRWPSLRRPTDLLFLFASVLLVADVLVPEIFGNGKTKDYALWYWAGRQVIEGGPLYERMTRDTLDFIYPPLPAVLLAPPAWFGKVVLYACLSLLNVASWWMTAQLSNAMTGIGRTPGPWLAAIPGFVTIASVFDMFDLGQPNLVLLAMVLYGFWMLAHERPWIAGAMFALAAAIKAFPIAVFPYLLWRRQWKAFAGMMIFIGIFLFVLPAPIRGFERNAAELKTWYQGMIGSTSEQGFGQRGEQNWSWINQSLIAVTHRLVRPVNYNQEDPNKPPRTMNVIDVDFKTANWIVLVVSAALGLGFLAVMPGEKRRTPRSDAEELGILFCLMTVATPLARQYYFIWLFFPIAVLVHRAAYDERPAVRMGTWIALGAAGALGLLALPWFPLVLQAWGNNLAATAVLAGALVWHIRHPPTGSGSPAAVGLKPAT, from the coding sequence ATGCAAGATCCCGTGCTGCGATGGCCCTCCCTGCGACGGCCGACGGACCTTCTGTTCCTGTTTGCGAGCGTGCTGCTGGTCGCCGACGTGCTCGTGCCGGAGATCTTCGGTAACGGCAAGACCAAGGACTATGCGCTCTGGTACTGGGCGGGCCGTCAGGTGATCGAGGGCGGACCGCTCTATGAGCGGATGACGCGGGACACGCTCGATTTCATCTATCCGCCGTTGCCGGCGGTGTTGCTGGCGCCGCCGGCCTGGTTCGGCAAGGTCGTGCTCTACGCGTGCCTGTCGCTGCTCAACGTCGCGTCCTGGTGGATGACCGCGCAGCTCTCGAACGCCATGACCGGAATCGGACGCACGCCTGGGCCGTGGCTCGCCGCGATCCCGGGCTTCGTCACCATCGCCTCCGTCTTCGATATGTTCGATCTCGGGCAGCCGAACCTCGTGCTGCTCGCGATGGTGCTGTACGGCTTCTGGATGCTTGCGCATGAGCGGCCCTGGATCGCCGGCGCGATGTTCGCGCTTGCGGCCGCGATCAAGGCATTCCCCATCGCCGTGTTTCCCTATCTGCTTTGGCGGCGGCAGTGGAAGGCGTTTGCCGGAATGATGATCTTCATCGGCATCTTCCTGTTCGTGCTGCCCGCACCCATTCGCGGTTTCGAGCGCAACGCCGCCGAGCTCAAGACCTGGTACCAGGGCATGATCGGCTCGACGTCGGAGCAGGGTTTTGGCCAGCGCGGCGAGCAGAACTGGTCGTGGATCAATCAGTCGCTCATCGCCGTGACGCACCGGCTGGTGCGCCCCGTCAACTACAATCAGGAGGACCCCAACAAGCCGCCGCGCACGATGAATGTGATCGACGTCGATTTCAAAACGGCGAACTGGATCGTGCTTGTGGTGTCGGCGGCGCTGGGTCTCGGATTCCTCGCGGTGATGCCGGGCGAGAAGCGACGAACACCGCGGTCGGATGCCGAGGAACTGGGCATCCTGTTCTGTCTCATGACGGTCGCGACACCGCTCGCGCGCCAGTATTATTTCATCTGGCTGTTCTTTCCGATTGCGGTCCTGGTTCACCGGGCCGCCTATGACGAACGCCCGGCGGTGCGCATGGGAACCTGGATCGCGCTCGGCGCTGCCGGTGCCCTGGGGTTGCTGGCCCTGCCGTGGTTTCCGCTGGTTCTCCAGGCCTGGGGCAACAATCTCGCGGCCACCGCGGTGCTCGCCGGTGCGCTGGTCTGGCACATCAGGCATCCACCAACCGGGTCTGGCTCGCCCGCAGCAGTGGGGCTAAAACCGGCGACTTAG
- a CDS encoding glycosyltransferase family 39 protein, which yields MSQAIDSTAVTQIVWTWFLRQVERVREAEIPGWVWVVLLWALMAFPAASLRGTHYEEGTVIGLARGALEDGQWRAPHLYGLRFVERPVLLSWIAAAFGSVTGGVGVWSARLPHLLFLLAGGLMVYHLVLPHTRRAPAVFGALCWFACPMVAQKFVTAEPDVTLSVLMFGGFFLWWRGVIRGNVSLPRWICIGILLALSGLTKGPQPLAFFGLGVGAYILIKRRWGDVAGFVLANAIAVLPAAAWYWMVMIPGDVEGWLHHSRLAEGMTASQWLRDHLDFALSMIMEWAPGSVLLIPAIIAMRRNELPGDRDLMLAAILYATLGGLVLLVWPGGVATRYAMPGNLGLAVIGGILFERWWFSRHWLIAVANTVVIGLSTALIVFGWIVIPAAPDIFRQSRIDAQIIAGVRATMPGTIYAAEMTASANVLAYVPAPLRRLPAPELARLKAPALAIISPAEMAALAAANPALRIVSHARLSGKPPLMVVEIRPNAAAGHSNAIQAGLQADLVADTGRPSKQGPL from the coding sequence GTGTCGCAGGCAATCGATTCAACGGCCGTCACGCAGATCGTGTGGACCTGGTTTCTCCGCCAGGTCGAGCGCGTGCGCGAGGCCGAAATTCCGGGCTGGGTCTGGGTCGTCCTGCTCTGGGCCCTGATGGCGTTTCCGGCCGCTTCGCTCCGCGGCACGCATTACGAAGAGGGCACCGTCATCGGCCTGGCCCGCGGTGCGCTCGAGGACGGCCAGTGGCGCGCGCCACATCTTTACGGCCTCCGTTTCGTCGAGCGGCCGGTGCTGCTGTCATGGATCGCGGCCGCGTTCGGCAGCGTGACGGGCGGCGTCGGCGTCTGGTCGGCGCGGTTGCCGCATCTTCTGTTCCTGCTCGCCGGCGGCTTGATGGTCTATCATCTGGTGCTGCCGCATACCCGCAGGGCGCCCGCCGTTTTCGGCGCGCTGTGCTGGTTCGCCTGTCCGATGGTGGCGCAAAAGTTCGTCACGGCTGAGCCTGACGTCACGCTGTCGGTGCTGATGTTCGGCGGCTTCTTCCTGTGGTGGCGCGGCGTCATCCGGGGGAACGTCTCGCTGCCGCGCTGGATATGCATCGGCATCCTGCTTGCGTTGTCGGGGCTCACCAAGGGGCCGCAGCCGCTGGCCTTCTTCGGACTCGGTGTCGGCGCCTATATCCTGATCAAGCGACGCTGGGGTGACGTTGCCGGGTTCGTCCTCGCCAACGCCATCGCGGTGCTGCCGGCTGCGGCCTGGTACTGGATGGTCATGATCCCCGGCGACGTCGAGGGCTGGCTGCATCATTCGCGGCTGGCCGAGGGTATGACGGCGTCGCAATGGCTGCGGGACCATCTCGACTTTGCGCTCAGCATGATCATGGAGTGGGCGCCGGGCTCGGTGCTGCTGATCCCTGCCATCATTGCGATGCGACGAAATGAACTGCCAGGGGATCGCGACCTCATGCTGGCCGCAATCCTTTACGCCACGCTCGGTGGGCTCGTCCTTCTGGTCTGGCCCGGCGGCGTTGCGACGCGTTATGCGATGCCGGGCAATCTCGGACTTGCTGTCATCGGCGGCATCCTGTTCGAGCGCTGGTGGTTCAGCCGTCACTGGCTGATCGCCGTCGCCAACACCGTGGTGATCGGACTCTCGACGGCGCTCATCGTGTTCGGCTGGATCGTCATCCCGGCTGCGCCGGATATTTTTCGCCAGTCCAGAATCGACGCGCAGATCATCGCTGGTGTGAGGGCGACGATGCCGGGCACCATCTATGCCGCCGAGATGACGGCCAGCGCGAATGTGCTCGCCTATGTGCCGGCGCCGCTGCGCAGGCTGCCCGCGCCCGAATTGGCGAGGCTGAAAGCGCCTGCCTTGGCGATCATCTCGCCGGCGGAAATGGCGGCACTGGCGGCCGCGAATCCGGCGCTCAGGATCGTCAGCCACGCCAGGCTCAGCGGCAAACCGCCGCTGATGGTGGTGGAGATCAGGCCGAACGCGGCGGCCGGTCACAGCAATGCGATCCAGGCGGGTTTGCAGGCGGATTTGGTTGCTGATACCGGACGGCCTTCGAAACAAGGCCCCCTTTGA
- a CDS encoding helicase HerA-like domain-containing protein — protein sequence MATPNTKLGDTDDKIFVGKGDELAWLTLALANRHGLVTGATGTGKTVTLQVMAEGFARAGVPVFAADIKGDLSGISQVGEAKDFIVKRAADMGLAFQPDQFSTVFWDVFGEQGHPVRATVTEMGPLLLSRMLDLNDVQEGVLNVAFRVADDNGLTLIDMKDLRALLDAIVPDAGKKGADAEEGPLADIKKEAQGFGNVTKATVGTIQRQLLVLENQGATKFFGEPALTLKDFMKTDRDGRGMVNILVADKLLQSPRLYATFLLWMLSELFEELPEAGDLPKPKLVFFFDEAHLLFNDAPKALMDKIEQVVRLIRSKGVGIYFVTQNPIDVPDRVLGQLGNRVQHALRAFTPRDQKAVAAAAQTFRPNPKLDTAKVITELGKGEALVSFLEGNGTPSMVERVMIRPPTGRIGAITPEERKAIMDASPVKGKYDTAVDAESAYEMIQKRIAGTAATADAGAAGGGILGQIGSIVGSIFGTNVKRGRLSTGQVIARDVTRSVTNQVIGGMAANIGKSVGGQLGGSIGRTLVRGALGGLLRR from the coding sequence ATGGCGACACCCAACACCAAGCTCGGCGATACGGACGACAAGATTTTCGTCGGCAAGGGAGATGAGCTTGCCTGGCTCACGCTCGCGCTCGCCAACCGCCATGGTCTGGTGACCGGTGCGACCGGAACCGGTAAAACCGTGACGTTGCAGGTGATGGCGGAAGGATTTGCGCGCGCCGGTGTTCCTGTCTTCGCAGCCGACATCAAGGGCGACCTCTCCGGCATCTCGCAAGTGGGAGAGGCCAAGGATTTCATCGTCAAGCGCGCGGCCGATATGGGACTGGCGTTCCAGCCGGATCAGTTTTCGACGGTGTTTTGGGACGTGTTCGGCGAGCAGGGACACCCGGTGCGGGCGACCGTCACGGAGATGGGGCCGCTTCTGTTGTCGCGGATGCTTGACTTGAACGACGTGCAGGAGGGCGTCCTCAACGTCGCCTTCCGTGTCGCCGACGACAACGGCCTCACCCTCATCGACATGAAGGATCTGCGCGCATTGCTGGATGCGATCGTGCCGGATGCCGGCAAGAAGGGTGCGGACGCCGAGGAAGGTCCGCTGGCTGATATCAAGAAGGAGGCGCAGGGCTTCGGCAACGTCACCAAGGCGACCGTGGGAACGATCCAGCGCCAGCTCCTGGTGCTGGAGAACCAGGGCGCTACCAAATTCTTCGGTGAGCCGGCGCTGACGCTGAAAGATTTTATGAAGACCGACCGTGACGGCCGCGGCATGGTCAACATCCTCGTGGCTGACAAGCTGCTCCAGAGTCCACGGCTTTACGCGACATTCCTGCTGTGGATGCTGTCAGAGTTGTTCGAGGAGCTGCCCGAGGCCGGCGACCTGCCGAAGCCAAAGCTCGTGTTCTTCTTCGACGAGGCGCATCTGTTGTTCAACGACGCGCCCAAGGCGCTGATGGACAAGATCGAGCAGGTGGTGCGCCTGATCCGCTCCAAGGGCGTCGGCATCTACTTCGTCACGCAGAACCCGATCGACGTGCCGGATCGCGTGCTCGGCCAGTTGGGCAATCGCGTGCAGCACGCGCTGCGCGCCTTCACGCCCCGCGATCAAAAGGCGGTCGCCGCGGCCGCGCAGACCTTCCGGCCCAATCCGAAGCTCGACACCGCCAAGGTGATCACGGAGCTCGGCAAGGGCGAAGCGCTGGTGTCCTTCCTCGAGGGCAATGGCACGCCCTCCATGGTCGAGCGCGTGATGATCCGCCCGCCGACCGGGCGTATCGGGGCGATCACGCCGGAGGAGCGCAAGGCGATCATGGATGCAAGCCCGGTGAAGGGCAAATATGACACCGCCGTCGATGCCGAGTCCGCCTATGAGATGATCCAGAAGCGCATCGCAGGCACCGCGGCAACGGCGGATGCAGGCGCCGCCGGCGGCGGCATTCTCGGCCAGATCGGCTCGATCGTCGGCAGCATCTTCGGCACCAACGTCAAGCGTGGCCGCCTGTCGACCGGCCAGGTCATCGCGCGCGACGTGACGCGATCGGTCACCAACCAGGTGATCGGCGGGATGGCGGCCAATATCGGCAAGTCGGTCGGCGGTCAGCTCGGCGGCTCGATCGGCCGAACCCTGGTCCGCGGTGCGCTCGGCGGGCTGTTGCGGCGCTGA
- a CDS encoding DUF2267 domain-containing protein, which yields MDELIGRLASNAGIDSAVAEQTVGIILGFLRNEGPSDSVQTLIDHIPGAEAAIAASQGGGGLSRLMGGGLMAVGTRLMGLGLGMSDIQKIARELFRFGRDKIGADQMGKIIAGTPGLSQFA from the coding sequence ATGGATGAGCTGATCGGGCGGCTGGCGTCAAACGCCGGCATCGATAGTGCTGTCGCTGAACAGACCGTCGGCATCATCCTCGGTTTCCTTCGCAATGAAGGACCTTCCGATAGTGTCCAGACCCTGATCGACCACATTCCCGGTGCCGAGGCTGCGATTGCGGCGTCGCAAGGCGGCGGCGGCCTATCCCGGCTGATGGGCGGCGGCCTGATGGCCGTCGGTACCCGGCTGATGGGCCTCGGTCTCGGCATGTCCGACATCCAGAAAATCGCTCGTGAACTTTTCCGCTTCGGTCGCGACAAAATCGGAGCGGATCAGATGGGCAAGATCATCGCGGGGACGCCGGGCCTCAGCCAATTCGCCTGA
- a CDS encoding DUF4332 domain-containing protein encodes MTYPISDIEGLSAFAASKLKMLGIRTTDALLEAAGTVKGRKALSAKTGISEQQLLEWANVSDYMRIPGMGKAKIGLVRAAGVTTVRELAYRNPARLAQNMRDVNEKKKLVQLLPSEKSVGDLIAKARKLPPKITY; translated from the coding sequence ATGACATACCCCATCTCAGATATTGAGGGCCTGTCGGCCTTCGCTGCCAGCAAGTTGAAAATGCTGGGCATCCGCACCACCGACGCGCTGCTGGAAGCCGCCGGCACCGTGAAGGGCCGCAAGGCGCTGTCTGCCAAGACCGGAATCAGCGAGCAGCAGCTCCTCGAATGGGCCAACGTCTCCGACTACATGCGCATTCCCGGCATGGGTAAGGCCAAAATCGGCCTGGTGCGCGCTGCCGGCGTCACCACGGTGCGCGAGCTTGCCTACCGCAACCCCGCACGCCTCGCCCAGAACATGCGCGACGTGAACGAGAAGAAGAAGCTCGTCCAGCTGCTGCCGTCGGAAAAGTCGGTCGGCGACCTCATCGCCAAAGCGCGCAAGCTGCCGCCGAAGATCACGTATTGA
- the folP gene encoding dihydropteroate synthase: MVASPHPPAWLRALLERRGPAVMGVLNITPDSFSDGGQFIAPEQALVRARAMIADGADIIDIGAESTRPYKGAKPVTADEELARLKPVLAAVVALGVPVSIDSMKSEVVAWALDQGAAIANDVWGLQRDAGMAALVAARNVPVVVMHNRDSVDPALDIMQDMAAFFDRSLDIAAKAGIARDGIVLDPGIGFGKTPEQSMTALARLDELAAFDLPILVGASRKRFIASVSPSEPQDRLGGSIAAHVIAAQRGARIIRTHDVAATLQALRVTEAIESKR, translated from the coding sequence ATGGTTGCCTCGCCTCACCCCCCTGCCTGGCTGCGGGCGCTGCTGGAGCGGCGCGGTCCGGCCGTGATGGGTGTGCTCAACATCACCCCGGATTCCTTCTCCGACGGCGGGCAGTTCATCGCGCCCGAACAGGCACTGGTTCGGGCACGGGCGATGATTGCTGATGGCGCCGACATCATCGACATCGGCGCCGAGTCCACGCGGCCCTACAAGGGCGCCAAGCCCGTCACGGCGGACGAGGAGCTTGCGCGGCTAAAACCCGTGCTGGCGGCCGTGGTGGCGCTCGGTGTGCCGGTCTCGATCGACAGCATGAAGTCGGAGGTCGTGGCCTGGGCGCTCGACCAGGGAGCTGCCATCGCCAACGACGTCTGGGGCCTGCAGCGCGACGCCGGCATGGCCGCGCTGGTGGCCGCGCGAAATGTGCCCGTCGTCGTCATGCATAACCGCGACAGCGTCGATCCCGCGCTCGACATCATGCAGGACATGGCCGCCTTCTTTGACCGTTCGCTCGACATTGCGGCCAAAGCGGGCATCGCGCGCGACGGCATCGTGCTCGATCCCGGGATCGGCTTCGGCAAGACGCCGGAGCAGAGCATGACCGCGCTGGCGCGGCTCGACGAACTCGCCGCCTTCGACCTGCCGATCCTGGTCGGCGCCTCGCGCAAGCGCTTCATCGCATCGGTCTCACCGTCCGAGCCGCAAGACCGGCTCGGCGGCTCGATCGCCGCCCATGTCATTGCCGCGCAACGCGGCGCGCGCATCATCCGGACCCACGACGTCGCCGCGACGCTGCAAGCGCTGCGGGTGACGGAAGCCATCGAGAGCAAGAGATGA
- the folB gene encoding dihydroneopterin aldolase, whose translation MTDTIFITGLSIHARHGVLDHETEVGQRFVIDLELYTDLSESSRTDRLADTVSYSEVVATTTAAFKNTNYKLLERAAGAVADAILSHFPRIRAVKVTVHKPHAPIAAIFDDVGIMLTRSRHPTHG comes from the coding sequence ATGACAGACACGATTTTCATCACCGGCCTGTCGATCCACGCCCGCCATGGCGTGTTGGATCACGAGACCGAAGTGGGCCAGCGTTTTGTGATCGATCTCGAGCTTTACACAGATTTGTCCGAGTCCTCCCGCACCGATCGCCTGGCCGACACCGTCTCCTATTCCGAGGTGGTGGCGACAACGACGGCGGCGTTCAAGAACACCAACTACAAGCTGCTGGAGCGCGCGGCCGGCGCGGTCGCCGATGCCATCCTGTCGCACTTCCCGCGCATCCGTGCCGTCAAGGTCACCGTGCACAAGCCACATGCACCTATCGCCGCGATCTTCGACGATGTCGGCATCATGCTGACGCGCTCGCGGCATCCAACCCACGGCTAG
- the folK gene encoding 2-amino-4-hydroxy-6-hydroxymethyldihydropteridine diphosphokinase has protein sequence MASALIALGGNVGDVRATFKKATAQICGMAQAALVARSSDYTTPPWGDEDQDPFINACIEIDTALDPHALLFVMQKVEQKFGRTRNKDRQWGPRTLDLDLIAYDDVSLKTPDLTLPHPHLFERAFVLVPLAEIAPDRLIGGRRVRDGLASVSAQGIERLPDTG, from the coding sequence ATGGCTAGCGCTCTCATCGCACTCGGCGGCAATGTCGGCGATGTCCGAGCAACCTTCAAAAAGGCGACTGCACAGATCTGCGGCATGGCGCAGGCCGCGCTAGTCGCGCGCTCCTCCGACTATACGACGCCGCCCTGGGGCGATGAGGACCAGGATCCCTTCATCAACGCCTGCATCGAGATCGACACCGCGCTCGATCCGCATGCGCTCCTGTTCGTGATGCAGAAGGTCGAGCAGAAATTCGGGCGCACCCGCAACAAGGATCGGCAGTGGGGCCCGCGCACGCTGGATCTCGATCTGATCGCGTATGACGATGTCTCGCTGAAGACGCCGGATCTGACACTGCCCCATCCGCACCTCTTTGAGCGCGCCTTCGTGCTGGTGCCTCTGGCCGAAATCGCGCCTGATCGCCTGATCGGCGGCCGCAGGGTGCGCGACGGCCTGGCTAGCGTCTCAGCGCAAGGAATTGAGCGGCTGCCTGATACCGGTTAG